From a region of the Chitinivorax tropicus genome:
- a CDS encoding PLP-dependent aminotransferase family protein, giving the protein MNAPANAPRYAQLAEELTACISGGSLRPGDKLPSVRALCSLHDASPATVTHALHLLEDAGLIEARPRAGFYVKRQIQARPLPQQLSGEYHSQPRLVEISNKRKRLLEFVHPSHCDWLGLANLSPSLFPNQLIQKFMTYQARRDPTLLARYAFDAGDEQLRQQIARRGVEAGCIWQADDIIITNGVVDALGLSLRLLTKPDDIVAIAAPSSLPLQEQLETLSRRALEIPAHPCDGISLDALSQALQQQKIAACIVSANFASPTGSLMSDDNKRKLVALLEHHGVPLIEDDTYGEFYNSEQRPKPCKAFDRNGNVILCSELSITLAPGLGLGYIVAGRYRLGLQALKPATMDGVPLLIQRTYAAFMESGHYEPHLRRLRRQLAEQLNALRAAVCDHFPAETRVSCAMGGYLLWVELPQKIDAVELNRLAVQQGSGCAPGELFTLGDGLRNCLRLNAGHVFSPKVEEAVKTLGQLAQQLLNR; this is encoded by the coding sequence ATGAATGCACCTGCCAACGCGCCACGTTATGCCCAGCTCGCAGAAGAATTGACGGCCTGTATCAGTGGAGGGAGCCTGCGCCCTGGGGATAAGCTGCCGTCAGTGCGGGCGTTGTGTTCATTACATGATGCCAGCCCGGCAACAGTGACACATGCGTTGCATTTGCTGGAGGACGCAGGATTGATTGAGGCACGGCCTCGTGCTGGCTTTTACGTCAAACGACAGATCCAGGCGAGACCGTTACCACAGCAGTTGAGCGGGGAGTATCACAGCCAGCCCAGGTTGGTGGAGATATCGAACAAGCGGAAGCGGTTATTGGAGTTCGTCCACCCTAGCCACTGTGACTGGTTGGGGCTGGCCAATTTGTCGCCCAGCTTGTTCCCCAATCAGCTGATTCAAAAATTCATGACCTATCAGGCTAGGCGCGATCCGACGCTATTGGCCCGTTACGCATTTGATGCAGGTGATGAGCAGCTCCGGCAGCAAATTGCTAGGCGTGGTGTGGAGGCGGGGTGTATCTGGCAGGCAGATGACATTATTATCACAAACGGTGTTGTTGATGCGCTGGGCTTGAGTCTTCGACTGTTGACCAAGCCAGACGATATCGTCGCGATTGCCGCGCCATCTTCACTTCCTTTACAAGAACAGCTTGAGACTTTATCCAGGCGAGCATTGGAAATCCCTGCCCATCCTTGTGACGGGATTTCGTTGGATGCGTTGTCCCAGGCACTTCAGCAACAAAAGATTGCAGCTTGTATCGTCAGCGCCAATTTTGCGAGCCCAACCGGCAGCTTGATGAGCGATGACAACAAACGGAAGTTGGTCGCGTTACTGGAGCACCATGGCGTGCCGCTGATTGAAGATGACACATATGGTGAGTTTTACAACAGCGAGCAAAGGCCCAAGCCCTGTAAAGCATTTGATCGAAACGGCAATGTAATTCTGTGCTCCGAGCTCTCCATTACCCTGGCACCAGGACTAGGGCTTGGCTACATCGTGGCCGGACGTTACCGCCTGGGCTTACAGGCTCTCAAGCCTGCTACGATGGATGGTGTCCCATTGCTCATCCAGCGCACTTATGCAGCTTTTATGGAGAGTGGTCACTATGAGCCTCACTTGCGCAGATTGCGTCGACAATTGGCCGAACAGCTGAATGCGCTACGCGCCGCTGTCTGCGATCATTTTCCTGCCGAGACACGTGTATCTTGTGCAATGGGTGGTTACTTGCTTTGGGTCGAACTACCACAGAAAATCGATGCCGTAGAGCTGAACCGATTGGCAGTGCAGCAAGGAAGCGGTTGTGCGCCAGGGGAGTTGTTCACCTTGGGCGATGGGCTACGTAACTGCCTACGACTCAATGCCGGCCATGTTTTCTCGCCCAAAGTGGAGGAGGCCGTCAAAACTCTTGGGCAATTGGCACAACAACTATTGAATCGGTAA